The genomic segment AACAACCAAACATTTCCCAGAAAATGTTAAAAGGGACACTTTGTTTTTCCTGATGAAAGAAATGTGTGAAAGGGACCTTCTCGTGACAAAAACTAGAACATGTTATCCTTGTAAACCTCAAAATCAGCAGTTTGTTCATAGGGAGTGTTAATCTCTAGATTTTTCATCTACTTACGTATTAAACTACAATGGTTGAAACGCTCGactgttgttttttaatgttttatttaaccTCTTCGCAGACTCTACTATAATCCTAAACTCTTTACATATTCCTTGAGGCAGCTCTTTGCTGTCAATACTTATTCAACATTGTTGCAAGGAAGGCACCTGAAAAGTTACAAGCATAGAAACATGGGTTTCAGGAAAATCTGTGAAAAACAATAACACCTTAATTTTTCTACAGGCTATTGATTCATgtaatattgagataatattcTTGCTTTTGGCAACAAGACCGCTTTCCTATTCTTTTTGTTAGTCTTTTTTAGATTGAACTTTGAATGGTCTTTCTTCAAGTAGCAAAGTGTATAATGCGGGAGTGATGTGTTCTTGACATCATTTCTGGCAGATAAACGTGTATTTCTTATTCTATATCACCACTTGCCTTTGTTGTGCAAGCAGAGACCCTATAAAGACCCTAAAGATGGTAAAATGATCTTTGAAAATCAAAGAGTTCATTGCACAAGCATAGGACCAAGTTCTCGGGATCTTTCCAGCTTTCTTACAAATCTAGATGATGTGCCAAGACATCATGGTCAAcgaatcatctcaacctaataacttaaactaacttaaactattaggtgaggtttcaagatatgatttatattattttctaacacaccccctcaagtgaaagctttttgggcttgaaacttgcacaaactcactttaccttgtgcttaatttttatcaaataaatggaagtggtgagattcaaactcatgaccgTTTGGTTattaagactctgataccatatcaaagaaccatctcaacccaatagcttaaactattaaataagatcttaggatatgatttatattattctctaacaattaTAGgcaacagaaaaaataaaatggaaaccACATAAAGGCAATATTTgacatacaaaataaattgttcATCCAAGAGAGAATATGTAGTTAGAGAagggtaaaaaagaaagaatacagTTAAAACAAAGGGATAAAATCTTCATAACATCAACTAAGAAGCACAGTTTAAATATATATCCAACAAATCAAGAACTAATGTCAAAATATATAGCAGACATGATATAATATTACACATTTGGATAAGGAAATTGCCGGAATGGGATTTATAATCTTCCGAGTCATCAGGGATGACCTGAACTTTGATGTCGAGATGAGCCATCTCTTCAACAGGTATAGAGGCTTGTTGCAGTAACTCTATTACCCCCCGGGAACACTCTCACGTTCAGAATCTTCAGATTCAGGTGTAAAGAAAAAGTCACTCAGACTCAACAGATTCTTTAGAATGGCAACATCCAGAGAAAGAAAGACTTCTCTATCGACCCATTAATGTTGTTATACTCAAGTCATTTCCAGAAATATAGCTTTCCATATTCGATAGAAGACACCTGTCTGTATAATATCCAGGTTTTCTAGGCTGAGGCAGCAAAGGATTCTCACAATCCAACATCAGAACAACAGACGACATTGTTGGCCTATCTTCAGGGCACTGTTGCACACACAAGAGGCCAACTTGAATACATTTCAATACTTCAGATGTGTTAATCGGATTCTCCATAAAAGGATCCATTAGCAGCTCAATAGCCCGTTCATCATTCCATAATATCCATGCCTACACCAAATTTTTAAGTTTCTTTGAGAATTAACTTACACTTGCATGCAAAGGAACATGTGTACATACAAACACTCGCATAAATATGCAAGCCACATCAATTGGTTTCGTAAGGAAATACTCACATGTCCTAGAAGGTTGAAGTCATGATCACGATGATAGAATTCTCTATTCCTCTTTCCACTCACTATTTCCAGGAGCAATACACCAAAGCTGAAGACATCAGATTTGACTGAAAATTGTCCATCTATTGCATACTCGGGGGACATATAGCCACTGCATTTAATCaacaaagaaatattttaacagCGAAGTGCCAAGTACAGGTAGATAGATATACATAAATACATAGAGTGAGAGACATACTAAGTTCCCATAACCCGGCACGTTTTTGCTTCAGTTTGATCACCTCCAAACATTCTTGCCAAGCCAAAATCTGATATTTTTGGATTCAAATCACTGTCTAACAGAATGTTGCTAGCTTTTAGATCCCTATGAATGATTCTCAACCTTGAATCTCTGTGAAGATAAAGAAGTCCTCTAGCAATGCCTACTACAATGTTAAAGCGTTTCTGCCAATCAAGGGATGCACCTTCCTGTGAGTCTGCTGGTAAAGCATTTAGTTAAAAAGCCTGAGTTGGGACAacgttaaataattaaaaatgatggaAGAGACTTGCCAAAAATATATAAGTCCAAACTTCTTTTGGACATGTACTCGTAGACCAACATCTGTTCTTCTGCGTGAATATAACATCCCAAGAGCCTAACAAGATTTCGGTGCTGAAGCTTAGCAATCAAGATAACTTCATTCTTGAATTCTTTAAGGCCTTGTCCTGAATCTTTGGAGAGTACCTTTACTGCTATTTCTTGACCAGTAGAGAGCttgccctatatatatatatatatatatatatatatatatatatatatatatataaaaacaatgctAGCTATCAGCAGATTGTTTAGAATACGCAATTAGGCATTCatttattatgattaaattGACATGATCGAGGTCCATCAGGTTTTAGCTCAAATGGAGAAGAGGCGAGCAGGGATCAAGCAGGTTTTTTGGTTCAAGTCTCACCAAAAGGATCCATTCCACTCGGTGTTGATCATACCAAAGCAGGGTTAAGTAGTGCAGAAAATAACCTTGTAAACAGGGCCGAAACCACCTTCTCCAACCTTATTAGCAAATGCAAAGTCATTTGTTGCAGCTGCAATAGTACTCCGATCAAATAATGGTAGCTCTAGGTCTTCAAGGCCAGGTTTATCATCATGGCATGCCTCTTCTACAGATTGGCCTGTCATGGAGCAAGCAAAGGGATTATTGGAAAAAGATGGAGAAATTAGCTTTTCTTGCTATGAGAGAGCTTTCAACTAGTTTCATCAAAATTCTACTACAGAACTTTAAACAATCATAGGAGTTCaccttcaaaatcaaattgatcTCCTATGATCTCTAAGAAGGTTGATTTATCCAtgacttctttttctttgtacggttaaaaaaataaaagttattccACACATAACAGTGCAAATCAAACATCTATTATGGatagggaaaaaacaaaaaactagatTACCAAAGGCAGGTGGAACATCGAAGCAACACAATTAAAGTCCTGTTAATCATCacaaatcattttcttattgtGTCTAGTTTCTGTTAAACTAGCCATTCATCTGATAACAAAAATGTAActaagatgagaaaaaaaaatgtttatctaACACAGAAGTAGTTGAATATTTACCTATCTTTCTGCCAGACTTCCTCTTCCATAAAACGTACAAGGCAACTAAAACCAACAGAAGAACCGCTAAAATTGTTGAGGCCCAGAATATGATCAGTGTCACTTTGTCCATTGCACTGCTTTCTAGATGCATCCACAAGTAAGAAATAAGAATcatctatttgtttttgaaataaatttgtgCTTCTAACTGACTAAACCACTTAGTCATTGCAGAGACTATCTTGTACAATCTTAGTTTAAGGTCTTGTTCCTATAAAAAGAGGACCAGCTATCTAGTGTACCTGTAGTTCTCATTCTTTCGCATTCAAAGAGGACCTAGTTTGTGGAGCCCAGCAAAAGATTTCATATCATGGTTCACATGAGAGGTTGTCTTCGCAAACTGGGCAGGCACGTTAAAAATACACCGACTACAACTAATTTGTACTGTCTCAGAGCAAAGTGAcctataaatactaaaatttcAGGATGGTAAGTTTAATGCCTGtgttcagaaaagaaaagggaatatATCATCAAAGTTGATCAATGTGAACccaaaaacaacttttaataaattttctttgcCCATTTTAAATTAAGGAGCATACACCCACTAGAACCAGCAAGGAAACGAAATAAAAGTAACCAAAGCATGCATAAAGAAAGAATGCTATATCTTACATTGTAATTTTAGTACCAAAGCATGCATAAAGAAAGAATGCTATATCTTACATTGTGATTTTAGTACGAAAGCATGCATAAAGAAAGAATGTTGTATCTTACGTTGTGATTTTAGTATCTAAAGCTTGCATGAGTGAATACAAAGTTTATGCAAAGTCGCTTTGTGTTAAGAACAAGAACATACCAAGTTCAGAAGCAGCCATCCGAACATACAGTTCATCCCCTCCGTCATTGAATTCACTAACATCCAACAAGTCCCCAAACCACATCACGCAATCAATAAGTTCAGTTGTGGCATAAGCAACGCATGAGCAGTTCCTCAGACAAGCATCTGCACAGTTCTCCTGATTAGTTGTAATAGACTGCATAGCATATGAATTATCTGGCAACTTCAAGTTTGGAAACCTCATAAATCCCTCATTTGTGCTACAATTCAGTGGTTTTCTTGGCACACATCCGCTGGACCAATCCATTGAATACCATTCCTCTGTCACCTTTGGCACAAACCCAATTGGGCAATGGCAAATGGGCACCTGGTTTTCATTACAAATACCATTTGGACCACATCTTGAATATGCATCACAAAGATCTTTCTGCAAAGAGAACATTAGAAACCACTCATTGGATTTTTGGTTCCATGTGAAGTAATTAAGCACGCCAGAACTGTCAACAAGGAACCGTGATATCATATTATTATCGCTGTTGTCAAAGCTAAAGTATATGTAATTTGAGTTATAGATGAATATagacttgaatatctggaaaCCTTTCATTTCAAGACCCCCTCCCAACCTGAGACCATCCCACATGACACCATCCCATGGCCCGCTTCGATATACTATATCTGATCCTCTGCGAAGATGTACCTGTGGAAGCCCCTTGATATCCAATTTATAGGTATAAAGTCCTGCAGATGGATCTTGAAGACTTTTCCACGAAGTCAAGAACCAATTCTGGCCAGTTGTTAGGTCCCATCCTAGCTTCATGCCTGGTATCAAAGTATCACATGGATAATCAAAGCTCTGCCAGATATagttgtttgaaatatcatcacTGCCAATGTCTTTGACAACAAGATTTCCTGTGCTCAGGAGCTGTAAGATTGGATTGTTTGAGGTTGTGGATGGATTGGAAGACAAGACAATGTTCTTCATTGAGTTCTGAGAAATGACAATGCTTCCGTTTGCTACTATGGTGACTGCCCCAGATAAATCAGTGAGAGGGGAGTCCCTGTTGGCCACCCAAACAACTGTTTGATCAGGAACATTGTTGAACCATATTCCCAGATAACGGTTCGTAGAATTCCAGGGACTAAAGAAGCCAAAAGCAAATGTGCCATTTGTCGAAACAAGAGCTTCACTGCTATTGTCTCTGAGAATCTGGTTGACAGTTAAGAAGTCAGTGGCAGTTGAGGTCTTGAAGTTAAAAGTAGTGAAAGCTAAGCAAAAGAATAGCAAAAGAAAGACCTCCATGGATGATCCTAGTGGCAACAACTGAAAGTTCATCATTTGCATTTGTATTTCTTAGGTCGACGGTGCAAGCCAAGTGTAGTGGATAACTCAATAAAATACTTGCCCCCTCAATCAATTTTCATTCAAGACAGAATAATGAACTCTAGATGTTATTTAAGAGGACTGCTAAACTTGGCTACTTTCAAAACCTGATTACTAAATACAAAGTTCAACTCAACACCGACAATTATGGGTTCTCTCCTTCCCATGAATGAGGAAGGAAGCAAAACTATTGGAAAATTGGGAATCTCGAACCAATTTTATCATGGAATATTCAGACACCAAGGAGAACGTTTaactactattactactatatactttcttttgtcttgtcTGGTTTCATCAACTTCTAATTCTGATCACGACCCAAGAGTGAGATGCAGGTTGTATATAGGCATCATATGACTCACAAAGTCCAAGATAAATGGCAATTAATATATGATGATGAGGGACAGACACAGAGAAATACAAATGAGGAAGACAAAAGGAAGAATAATGCtagaaacaatcaaaataaaagccAAAACCAACAAGAACCTTTTCTGGGCTTCATTCATTTTCAGGGTATTTTTCCTTCACCACCACTACATGCATGATCAagtcaaaaaaatcataatggaAAAATAGGAACATCTGTAGCATCCAAGAACCATGTTCAttagcaatgaaaaaataaaacgaaaGTTCTTTCAGAACTTCTAGAGGAAGTTGAAAAGGCAGCAACAAACAACATAGAATCTTGCAAAGATACAGGCAAGAGTACAGTAAAATACTCACAAGTTTGAAACAGCTTCTTGTTGATGGAAGGTTTAGCTTCAACCCTGTGGCAAGACATTCTTGAAATGACAGAGAATGTCAAAAAGACGGGGGAACAGAAACTCTTACCAAACCCAGCAGCTTGGACTGCTAGCTTAAAGGCTTTACTTACATGGGTGATAAAGGACTCTAGGCCCGTGATATGATTTTGAtcccaaacaaaaaattataacacaTCAAAGTATTCCCACTTTTTCCATAGCATGTTATTGAATCCAGTTTGCAATATAagctttatttcttttggtttcttcttagaaatttgatcattaaaaaacttatttaaaaaaaattatagtgatAAAGCTATTATCACTCAtagttacaaaataaaaatatatatatatatatgagaagaaaaaataaaattaagaatataattttaaagagaagagagatatttttattatttttaatggataacatgtatgtgttttttctctcattcttaTATTATATCTATCTCTCTAGTATAATTGTAACTATCAACAAAATCTAAATGGGTTATCTATCGTTTTTGgtttataattgtttatttttattcttttgtaactttaattttttttttaattttatctttcaacatttgattagttaaaaattaaatttcaagattttttttaaatttattatttttggtcaaATGAATCATATCACAAGTGTAATAGGTTAGCATGagttaacattattttttttacttatttgttttttcatgtttcgacgctagtttttcttatttgatattgatttttttttcttttttaaaacgtGATTGTGTTGAtggaatattatttgtttttaattttttttatctaacttaTGACGGATCAAGAGTCACATATTTAGTTGTAATTATAACttgaaaatcatataatttttcttttatttgtgatATTGGTTTTTTGAGAAATTTCGAAGTGCCTAAGAAAGCCCATTAACAAAAGAGAAGGAATCACTTTTCACTTAACTTTCCCGTTGCATATCATGTAAGACCATGAAAGCCCATTAATTCTCAAACCCCCCTCGTACGCCCACCTAACCTAACTGAATTACTTACTGTTATCAAATTGGCGCCAAAACACCCATTGAGTCCTTCCTTTCTGATGTGATATATACAGAGATAATTTTGTGGTTCTTTAAGATGATTATAACTGTTGGGTTTCGGGATTTATGGTGAATAACAGTGGCTGAAGAAGAGGATTGCATGAAGGAGATAAATCAATGGTGGGATGAAAGTATGCCGGATAATGATGAAGTACGGGCAAAGCCATGTAATTTTGAAGAAGAAGCTGAGAAATTAAGCACTAAAGATAACACCACTGATGTAAATGAAAAGGTATAATTGTTGcccttaatttcttcttttgtcCCTCCAAGATTAGGAGCTTTTGATTCTTTCCTGATCATTCAGCCAATCTAATATTTTGTAATAAGttgttgattcttttttattattcgatagtttgtGTTAAATTGGAGAGTGTTTTAATGTAATTTAGCATCTTGGGCCTATGGTTAATAATCAAAAAACTGTGAATCACAGCACTTATGAAGCATATTGTATTATTGATTTACATGTCATGACAGGAAAATTATAGCATTTCATAACTTCATGTCTGtgtttcaatttatatatacacTTGTGACAAAACAATCTTTCAAAGGTAGCTTATAGCTTGTAtgaactataaattaaaaatggataTCCCAAACTAGTTATCAAAAGAAGATGCATTGATACACAAAAACTGTAAATCACAACAGCTAGTGAGGTATGCCAAAATCTATGATTATACATATATGCTAGAAGAGGTCTGCAATTTCTTTTACCTAGCATCTAGCACTGTAACTGTAACATGGTTTACAGAGAATGATTCATCTTGTTTGCTTGAAGATGAATCGGTTTCGAAAGGACTCCTTCCAAGGCAATATCCAGGGGTTCTAGGCTGGGGCATTGTTGCGGTTTCACTGCTCAACATCAACATTGCAGAAGACATTGTTGGTCTATCTTCTGCTTTCTCTTGGACACATAAGAGGCCCACTTGTATGCATCTCAAGACTTCACAAGGGCTATATGAATTGCCAACTGATTTATCTAACACTTCCAATCCCTTCCCATCTTTCCACTGCCTCCACACCTGCAATGTTGCCAGTTCAATTTTTCGTTGAtaaataatttctcattttcaaaGAAAACTGAATACCATATAAATTGCAGCCTTATGATACTTACATGTCCAAGAAGGTTAAGTTCACTGAATGAATGATAAAACCCCCTGTTCTTTTCCCCACATACTATCTCCAAAACCAAAACACCGAAACTGAAAACATCAGATTTTGCTGAGAATAGTCCATCCATTGCATATTCAGGAGACATATAACCACTACATTAACCAATACAGCAGTCAGCTAAAACGAGGAAAGCAAGGTTTGCGGCCTTGAAATGAGTGAAAGAAATGTATTTTTGGTACTTACTATGTTCCCACTACTCTCACGGTGTTTGCTTGTATTTGATCTCCACCAAATATTCTAGCCATGCCAAAGTCTGATATTTTTGGAGTCCATTCATGATCAAGTAGAATGTTGCTTGCTTTGAGATCCCTGTGGATAATTCTAAATCTGGAATCTTGATGCAGGTACAAAAGTCCTCTAGCAATCCCACAAATTATGTTGTAGCGCCTTTGCCAGTTGAGTAAAGAGCTTTTTGCCTTGTCTGTAACAATATGCTTACCAAATTAAGTTGCTTGAATTCAAATCCTATCTATGAGATGCACAGAAACACCAAAGGCTAGAAGGGACTAACTGAAAAGAACAAAATCGAGGCTTCTGTTTTCCATGAACTCATAAATAAGTATCTTCTCATCCTTCTCAACGCAGCAACCAAGCAGTCGAACAAGATTTCTGTGTTGAACCCTTGCAATTAACCTTACCTCATTCTTGAATTCTTCTGTTCCCTGAACAGAATTCTTCGATAGCCTCTTCACCGCTACTTCTTGGCCTTCTACTAGCCTACCCTGGCATTGTCACACATACTTTCTGTCAGGATCACATGATTGGTCTGCATTAAAGCTACTgaaatttgtttctttctttttttcctgcgTTATGGTATCATTACGAAGAATTTACCTTGTGAACACGACCAAAACCACCTTCTCCTAGTTTATTTTCATCAGCGAAATTGTTGGTAGCAGTTGCTATTGTGCTAAAATCAAACAGTGGCAGTTCTAATTCATCTGTGCTTCTTTCACCTGTGTAGTCTCTCTTACTTATAACCACCCCATTTAGCAAGAAATCTTGGCTTCTATCTTGAGGACCTGGTTTTGGACATAGGAAGACAAATGCAAGAGGGATAAATTTATTACAGCTATGTAGATATGCAAAGCTTTTCCTTACtgattcttgaaattaatttcatgTCACCTTTCTGTGGTGTACTTCCATTACATACACTCAGCAATCTCTTCCTCTTCCATA from the Populus nigra chromosome 9, ddPopNigr1.1, whole genome shotgun sequence genome contains:
- the LOC133703640 gene encoding uncharacterized protein LOC133703640 — protein: MQMMNFQLLPLGSSMEVFLLLFFCLAFTTFNFKTSTATDFLTVNQILRDNSSEALVSTNGTFAFGFFSPWNSTNRYLGIWFNNVPDQTVVWVANRDSPLTDLSGAVTIVANGSIVISQNSMKNIVLSSNPSTTSNNPILQLLSTGNLVVKDIGSDDISNNYIWQSFDYPCDTLIPGMKLGWDLTTGQNWFLTSWKSLQDPSAGLYTYKLDIKGLPQVHLRRGSDIVYRSGPWDGVMWDGLRLGGGLEMKGFQIFKSIFIYNSNYIYFSFDNSDNNMISRFLVDSSGVLNYFTWNQKSNEWFLMFSLQKDLCDAYSRCGPNGICNENQVPICHCPIGFVPKVTEEWYSMDWSSGCVPRKPLNCSTNEGFMRFPNLKLPDNSYAMQSITTNQENCADACLRNCSCVAYATTELIDCVMWFGDLLDVSEFNDGGDELYVRMAASELESSAMDKVTLIIFWASTILAVLLLVLVALYVLWKRKSGRKIGQSVEEACHDDKPGLEDLELPLFDRSTIAAATNDFAFANKVGEGGFGPVYKGKLSTGQEIAVKVLSKDSGQGLKEFKNEVILIAKLQHRNLVRLLGCYIHAEEQMLVYEYMSKRSLDLYIFDSQEGASLDWQKRFNIVVGIARGLLYLHRDSRLRIIHRDLKASNILLDSDLNPKISDFGLARMFGGDQTEAKTCRVMGTYGYMSPEYAIDGQFSVKSDVFSFGVLLLEIVSGKRNREFYHRDHDFNLLGHAWILWNDERAIELLMDPFMENPINTSEVLKCIQVGLLCVQQCPEDRPTMSSVVLMLDCENPLLPQPRKPGYYTDRCLLSNMESYISGNDLSITTLMDSERESVPGGSSIAIDTLSPNQILRDNGQTLVSIGESFELGFFSPWTSTHRFIGIWFKDVSPQTVVWVANKDSPLSDSSGVFRVTATGNVLIFNTRSAVPIWSSNSSMTSYNPVLQLLDSGNLVVKDSRSGTYLWQSFDHPSDTIIPGMKLGLNLQTNQNWYMTSWKSLQDPSSGDFTYSVDVQGLAQLFLRRGSDIVYRSGPWDGIRFGGGPPLQENPVFKPIFAYNSSFIYYAFENNENATISRFVLNQSGLIEHLTWNQRRGEWVVIFTFPTDQCDGYEHCGPNGFFNLDNSLRCKCPAGFIPKVPQDWDTMDCSSGCVRRTPFNCSYDEGFRRFLRVKLPYTSTTLNNMTAKTLFECEEACLRNCSCTAYAKTAVSGCLFWFGDLIDIREYSEGGQDLLVRMSAADLDPCGFDTVFSDLADESQKRFQDENPNADEEDIDQLPSYDLDTIVSATGSFSFQNKIREGGFGVVYKGALPTGQVIAVKRLSKDSRQGLNEFKNEVIFISKLQHRNLVRLLGCCVHREERMWVYEYMSKRGLDLYLYNQTRGASLDWQKRFNIIVGIARGLLYLHRDSSLRIIHRDLKASNILLDDEMNPKISDFGLARTFGGDQNEESTKRVVGTYGYMPPEYAIDGLFSVKSDVFSYGVLILEIVSGKKNRGFYHPEHDLNLLGHAWRLWNEGRPIELMDALMETPAGTSELLRCFHVGLLCVQQRPEDRPTMPSVVLMLDSENPTLPQPKQPGFYSERYLTETDSSSTGTFRNTYTMMKDVTITTLQGR